DNA sequence from the Desulfobaccales bacterium genome:
GGATAATCCCCGGAAGCTCATTGAGATTCAGGACTTAACATAACCATTCTCCGGCAGAATGCCAGGTTGTGCATCTGGAAAGAGAAGAGGAGGGGGAGGAGAAAGAACCCGGAGCTTTAGCTGCCGCCGCCGCGCTTCATGAGAGCCTCCAATTCCTTGGCGGCAGGTTCCTGGCCCCCGAAACTGAGGGAGACGGTATGATTAAATCATAAGTTTAGCTAAATTAGGAGGAAGTTGGGTACCCATAGCAATGCCATCTTTTGTTACCGCTAACCCTACAGCGAAACCTACTACCATATTACTTGCAAAAACACTTGAACCTATCCTAATTTCCCACGGTGTTATTTGGCAATCTGGAAGGTTTAAACTAATATTTATTAAAGTTCTTTCATTTGAGTTATAGGCATATAATGGCTTTCCGTCAATTAATATTTGGAACCCATCTAATGTAGGCAAAAATTCAATGTCAGGAGCTGGCTTATCCCCTAAAATTTCAAGCTTTGCATATTCTCCACCCAAGTCAATAACTGATAGGCGGCCACTTGCGTCTTGAACAACTGCCCTAGTACCCCATAATAAAGGAATTTCTACATTTATAAAAGTTTGACTTCCCATTTTAAGATCCATTTTTATCTCCAATTATATTTCTAAGTGCATCATGTCTTTCTACAAAGTCATCATACTCTGGTTTGCCTGTTTCGATAAATATTATTTTAATCTCTGGTTTCTCTAACGGGTTACCATCAATTGCTATGTTGGATAATATTAATTCTTCTGCAGTTTCATCGGCTGGTTTTATGTCAACAACGGCTGATAATGTTCTCCCTTCAGTTGTTTTTGTTTTCAAATGGCAGGTGGCATGAACAAGACCCCTAACCCCCTGTACAAATCTTGCTTTCGATATTCCCAAAATTGTCATTTCTTTATTTAATGGTAATCCTTCTTCAATTAAGCTACTCCAGAATGGCAATAAAAATTGAGCCATTAATTTTCCGGTTGGTGTTTCTACATCTAAATATTCTAATGCTTCCTCTATGCTTTTAACTCTAACTAATTTTACTTCATTAGATTCTAAATCTCCGCGAGAATGATAATGACAGACATCATTACTTATCAACAATGCCCCATCTTCTTTTAACGAAATACGTAATGCAATCATCCATATAATTAAATCCCGCATTTCATCACTTTTAATATCTGGAGGATGTGGACATTCATGCAAGCATGCTCTGCGATGAGCTTTTACATAATCTTCCAGCGTAGGAACCTCAACTATTACATTGACACCCAATGCCCCAATAAGTGCAATTAAATCAGGCGGTTTAACTAATTCAGCAAATTCAATATGATCAAAATGAACGCCATATGTTTCAAGAATTACACAAGCATTTTTTATCCTATTTACCTCCTCTTCTTTCTTGATTAATTGATACCTATTAAATTCTAGCAGAGCTGTCTCTGGAATAACAACAACATAGTTTCTCTCTGCGCAAACCTTAAATAGTTCCTGTAATCTTTTAGAAAGTTTATCCTTAATTAATTGCACATTATGTAATATATCTGAATTAAGAATTATCTTCATAAAATTTGTTTTTAAATTGCTTTATTTATCTTTCAACAGCACCTCCAACTCCTTGGCGGCTTGTTCCTGGCCCCGGGCCTGGTAGATGCCCAAGAGTAGAGCGGCGTTAAGCCGGGCTTCTTTCTGGTCGCCCCTGGCGAGGGCCACCAGCGTCAGATCTTTGAGCGCGGCGGCGATGCCGTCGGTGTCCTGAAGGCGGCGGAAGTCCCCCAGGGCTTGCTTCAGATACAGGGTGGCCCGGTCGTAGTCCTTCAAGTCCAGGAAGGTCCGGCCCAGGCGCTCCTCGCGCATTGCTTGGCCCCGCTGGTCTTTGGCGCCTTCGTCGGCCTTGAGGGCTTGATGGTAATAATTCAAGGCCAGCATATAATCTTTATGTACGCGGGCCACGTCTCCCAAATGGGTCAGGGACAAGGCCAAAAGCGGTCCTGGGGGAAGCTGCCGGGCATTTTCCAGGGCCTCCAGGTAGGAGGTTTCGGCCTCCCGCAAGCGGCCCTGGGATTGGTAAGCCAGGCCCAGATTGTTCAAGGTCTCACAGAGGCCGGCAGGGGCTTGCAGCTCCCGATTGACGGCCAGGGCTTCCTGAAAGTAGGTGACGGCCTGCTGCAGGTCTCCCTGTTCCTGGGCGATGACCCCCAAGTTGTTCAGGTTAGAGGCGATGCCTTCGCGGCGGTCGATGAGGCGGTTGTAAGTGAGGGCTTGCTCAAACTTATTTTTAGCCAGTTCCCAGCGGCTCTGGCGGTAATACGCATATCCTGCTTCATTAAGGGCAAGGGCCTGATCCCGCAGATCGACCGAGGTCTTGGCTGGGCCGCCGCAGCCCACCGCGATTACCAGCACCAACAGCCAAGTCCACCGTTTACCCACGGCTAATCCTTTCCCGGTTCCGCATCCATCCGGATGGTGTGCTCCTGGGGTTGGGGCACGTAACGGCGCAGCAGCCAGGACTTCTGAAACGCCTTGGTGGTGATGCCGAAGTCGCTGAGTGACGTCTCTCCCTGGGTAATCAATCCTGGCAGGCCCTGCCCGGCCCGATCCAGATTCACCACGAAGCGCTCCAATCTTTTGGAAATATCAGGCAGGCGGGCCGCGGCTTCCTTTACATCCGCCGTGATTTTGTTGAAGTTGGCAAAGGAGCTTTGCATCTCCGCCATGGCCTTGACGGCCTGGTCCCTAAAGGCCTGGTCATGCACCAAAGTGCCAAACAGGCCTTTGCCTTTGGCTACGTCTTGGGCAAATTTTCGCACTTGCTTCATGGTCTCAGCGGTATCCTGGTACAACGTGTCCTTATTCACCAATTGCCCCAGGCTGCCCTTCCCCTGGTTGATCTTGGTGAAAATTTCCTTAAAAGAAGTGATGATCTGGCCAAATTCACTGTCCGGCTTCGACATACCCTCGGTGAGGGTCACCAGGTTGTTGAGAACTTTTTGCAGGTCTTGCAAGCTGGGCGCCGCCTGGGCCACAATCTGGGTGATATCCAGCGGCTCTATGGACGGTATGATGCCTTCCGCAGGAACAGGCGGGTTTTTGGGGTGGCCGGGAGTCAGGTCCAGGCTCTTTTCCCCCAGCAGACCCATAAAGCCGATGGTGGCCGTGGAGTCCTGGCGAATCCGGTCACTATATTTTTTAGTCACCTGGAAGGTGACGACGATGTTGCCTTCAGGGTTGATGATGGTATTGAGGACGTTGCCCACCGTGACCCCGGCCAGATGGACTTCGGAGCCGGTCTTGAGGCCGCTGACATTCTTAAAGATGGCCCGGTACTGGACGTATTCCTGAAAAAGACCTTCTTGTTGAGCCACAATCACCACCATAACCAAGAGGGCCGCCAGTGAAGCCACAACAAAGAGGCCGACGATGGTTTCGTACTTACGCGCAATCATGTGGTCGTCTCCTCCTGGGGCACCCGATGGAGAAAGCGCAGGACCTCGGGATGGGAGGATTGGAGAAATTCCTCATAGGTCCCTTGAAAGGCCCACTGGCCCTGGAAGAGGAGGACCAACCGGTCGGCCACCAACTGGGTCAGGCGCAGGTCATGGGTGACCACGATGGAGGTAACCTGCAAGACCCGCTGGAGGCGGCGGATCAGGTGGCCGATCTCGTCGGCGGTGATGGGGTCCAGCCCGGAGGTGGGCTCGTCATAGATGACGATCCGGGGATCCAGGGCCAGGGTGCGGGCCAGGGCGGCTCGCCGCTGCATGCCGCCGGACAGGGCGGTGGGGTCCAAAGCCTCCACCCCCGCCAGCCCCACCTGGGACAGTTTTTCCGCCACCCGGCGCTCGATATCCGCCTTTTCCCAATCGGTGTGCTGCACCATAGGAAAGGCCACGTTTTCCCCCACGGTCATGGAATCGTATAGGGCCGAACCCTGAAAGAGATAACCGGTCTGCAGACGCAGATCGCGCCAATCGGCATCAGTGGCAAAATCAGTGATTTCTGTACCTTCCACGTTAATGTTGCCGGCATCCGGCCGATTAAGCCCAACTAGCATGCTGGTCAACACGGTCTTGCCCGAACCACTGCGGCCTAAAACCACCTGGGTCGCTCCCGGAAAAACCTCCAAATCCACCCCGGTAAGTACGACCCTGTCCCCAAAGGACTTGTTAATCCCCCGAAAGGAAATCAGGGGAACATTCGGTTCCGATTTCATGGCCGGAGGCTCCTGCCCCTTAAGGCCAGATGAGGAGGGTAAGTTTGGTAAGGAAGACATCGGCTATCAGAATCAGCAAAATAGAGGCCACCACCGAGGTTTTGGTGGCTTGGCCCACGCCAAAGGTCCCGTGCTCCGTATTAAAACCATGAAAACAAGATACTGTTCCAATGATGAGGCCGAAGATGGCGGTCTTGCCGATACCCGGCAGCACATCCTTGAGAGTCAGATATTTAACGGTCAGGGTATAGTAATACGTGGCGCTTATGCCTACCTGGGTCACACCGATGATCATGCCCCCCAAGATACCGATGAGATTGGCGGCCACGGTCAACAGCGGCAAGACCAACATGCAGGCCACAATCCGGGTAACCACCAGGTATTTTATAGGGTTGACCGCGGAAACGGTGAGGGCGTCGATCTGATTCGTCACCCGCATGGAGCCAAGTTCCGCACCCATGCCGGCGCCGCCCCGAGAGGCTAACATGATGCCGGCGAGCAGGGGACCCAGGCCGCGCACGAAGGTGAAGCAAACACTGGTGGCAATGTAATTGGCGGCGCCAAACATTTTTAAGACCGTAATACCCTGCATGGCCAGAACCAACCCCACGGCAAAGGAGGCTACCGCCACCAGGGAGAAGGATCTCACTCCCAGATGGTACATCTGGGCGATCACCTCCCGCACAAACCAGGGCGGGTGAGCCAAGCTGCGGCAGGAATCGAGCCAGAAAAGAAATAATTCCCCCATGTAATCGACGAAGGCCATCGTTTGATGGCCGGCCCGGTAGAACAAGCCTTCTTTCACCAGTTGCACCCCATGAAAACATCACCGGAGTAAAAGACGTGGGGAAAACCTGATTACGATTACCGCGCCATGGTTTCAAACTGGTCAAAACTACCTAAAAATCAGGATAGTGTCAAGAAAAAGCCCCCAGAATCCGGCCGGTTATTCGACGGTTCCCCCCTGGAGAGCGCTGATTGGTCACAATTTCGTAAGTTAATGTTAGCAATTTATTGCAAAATATACGAAAATGGAATATACGAGCATATAGCGCTTGCCAAAAGTTTTTTCCTCTAATTCTCCTCTCCCCTTGTGGGAGAGGGTAGGGTGAGGGGTTAATAAGAAAAAACTTTTGGCAATGAGCCTAAACTAGCGTGCGATATATTAGTTGTGGCCGATAATGAGGTAACTTATGAACGACCTTAACCTCCTCTACGAGATTACTGAAACTTTGGGCGCCCTGGGTCCCCTACCCCGGAGCCTGCAACAGGTGCTTCAACTCCTGGCTCAGAATATGGGCATGCGCCGGGGCACCGTCACCATCCTTAATCCGGAAACCTCGGAGCTGCAAATCGAGGTGGCCCACGGCCTCACTGCGGAAGCCCGGCGGCGGGGACGTTACAAGCTGGGGGAAGGGATCACCGGCCGGGTGGTGGAGACCGGCGAGCCCGCTATAGTGCCCCGGGTGAGTCAGGAACCGCTGTTCTTGAACCGGACCCGGTCCAGGGGCGCCCGGGAAAAGGACGAACTTTCCTTCTTGTGCGTGCCCATCAAGATCAACTATAAAACCATCGGCGCCCTGTCCGTGGATAAACTCCACCGGGACCTGGACCTGGACCGGGACCTGAGGCTGCTGACCATCATCGCTTCCATCATCGCCCAGACGGTAAATAACCTGCTGCTCATCGACCGGGAGAAGGAACGCCTCCAGAACGAGAATCTGAAGCTCAAAGGGCAACTGCAAGAACGCTACCAGATGGGCAACATCATCGGCACTTCCGGGCGCATGCGCCAGGTGTTCGAGATGATCGAACGGGTGGCCAAGAGCAACGCCACCATCCTGATCCGGGGCGAATCCGGCACCGGCAAAGAGATGGTAGCCTCGGCCCTGCACTACAATTCCCTACGGACCGAAAAGCCCTTTATCAAAGTGAACCTGGCGGCCCTGCCGGAAACCCTGGTGGAGAGCGAGCTCTTCGGGCATGAACGGGGGGCCTTTACCGGGGCCATGCAGCGCAAGCAGGGGCGCTTCGAACTGGCCCAGGGGGGGACGATTTTTCTGGATGAGATCGGCGACCTCAGTCCCAACGTGCAGCTCAAACTGCTCCGGGTCATCCAGGAGCGGGAGTACACCCGCCTGGGCGGGACAGTCACCTTAAAGGCCGACATCCGCCTCCTGGCCGCCACCCACCGGGATCTGGAGCAGGCCGTGTCCACCGGCGTCTTCCGGGAAGACCTCTACTACCGCCTCAACGTCTTTCCCATCTACCTGCCCCCCTTGCGGGAGCGCATGGCCGACATTCCGCTTCTGTCAGAGCACTTCCTGAACAAGTTTGCCGAAGAGCACGGCAAACCGGTGAAGCGCCTGTCGGCCCCGACCCTGGACCTCTTGATGCAATATCCCTGGCCCGGCAATGTCCGGGAACTGGAAAATATCATCGAACGGGCGGTGCTGGTGTGCGATGAGGAGACCATCTTGAGCGTTCATCTGCCTTCCACCCTGCAACGTCAGGAGCCCGGGGGAGACCGCCGGGGTCTGTCAGCCCAAGTGGAAAACCTGGAACGGGAGCTCATTACCGAGGCCTTGCGCCAGACCCGGGGCAACCAGAGTCAGGCGGCCCAGATCCTGGATACCAGCCTGCGGATCCTGGGATACAAGATCAAGCACTACTCCATCGAATCCAAGCGTTTCCGGGCGGCTTGACGGAGCATTCTTCATAACGTTTAAGAGGGTGGGCCCAGGCCCCCCCTTTTTCTTTCTTGAAACCTGATCTAAGGCGCATTAATAGTGGATACAGCAGTTATTGGGAGGCGGGATGCGCTGCGCTTTCCCGCCCTACGAAGGAATCAGTGGGCAGTGCCCACCCTACATTTTTATTATCTTCTTCCTGTCATGCTGAGCGCAGCGAAGCATCTCGTGTTGTAAGATTCTTCGGTCGCTTCGCTCCCTCAGAATGAAATAAGAGATAATTTTCACCAGGGCCTCGGCCTTGAGTGAACAGCATTGGATTTAGGGGGATTTAAAAATCAGCCAGCGGCATAAATTGATGGCAAACGCTATATTATCTCAGTTTAGATCGCCCATAAATAGGGGCCGCCCCGCTATTACCATAGCACCGCCACATTTTTAGGAGCCAAAACCAGGTGTTGATTCTTGAAATTTTATCACTTGAAATACACCATTCAATGTATTAATATAATTCTATGACTTCCAGGAAGCCAGAGCCTTCATTAAACGCTTGCCTACCCAAGCCTCCGTTGGGGGAAAGGGAACTCTTGACCGCGAAGCAGGCGGGAGAATTGGTGGCGATCTTTAAGACGCTGGCCAATGATACCCGCCTCAGGATACTGCACGCCCTGGTGAGGTCAGGAGAAATGTGCGTGTCGGAAATGTCGGACCTTCTGGCTATGAAACCCCAGGCCATCTCCAATCAGCTCACCCGCTTGGCGGATCGAGGTATTTTGGGATATCGGCGAAATGGCAACAACATCTATTATCGGATTGTGGATCCGTGCGTCATCGAACTCCTGGACCATGGCTTCTGTCTTAGTGAAGATGCCAAAGCGAGAACCAGATGAATTTATCCAGAGAAAAAGAGCCGGCTTTTAAGGAAGCCTTGACGTATTTGCAAGAGGCCATGGCCGCGGAGAAATGCCGGGCCTGCGGCTGCTTTCAGCAGCTTGTCGTGGCGCTGGAACAGGCTTTTCCGGCGGAGGCAGGCCCACAGGAACTCCGGGAAACGGTGAAAGCCGCGCAGCTATGTCTGGTGGAGCGCCAATATGACTGTCTGGGGTGCGAAGTCTGCATCCCGCCTCTGGTGGTTAACGCATTAACCCGGGCTTTGGGCGAGGCCGTGGCCGACCTTGAGGTCTGCCCAACGGAAAAGGTGGAAGAACGCCGGGGGTGGCCGCCTCTGGCCGGTGCCTATCAGGTACTGCGCTATCAGGCTCCGGTGGCCGTATGCTGCCTCACGGCTGAGGACTTGGCGGCGGCGGTGGTTCGGAAGGCCGGGCCGGAAATCGCCATTGTCGGGACTTTGCACACCGAAAACTTGGGCATCGAGCGCCTTATTCAGAATGTTCTGGGCAACCCCCACCTACGTTTTGTGATTGTCTGCGGCCCCGACTCCAAGCAAGCCGTGGGGCACTATCCGGGGCAATCGCTGGTGGCATTAGCCCGGCAGGGGCTGGATGAGCGCAGGCGCATCGTGGGAGCGCAGGGACGGCGGCCAGTTTTGAAAAACATCAGCCCCGAAGCCGTGGCCCACTTCCTGGAAGTGGTGGAGGTGGTTGACCTTATCAGGGAAACCGAGGCCGGAAAGGTGATTGCGGCGGCGGAGCGGTGCGCCGCCCGGAATCCGGGGACTGCCAGCCCCTTTGCCGCCAGTCCCATCGTGGCGCCGATCCCCGGCTACCTGCCCTTCCGGATGGTGAGCGACCCGGCCGGTTACTTCGTGATTTATGTGGACCGGAGCCGAGGGATGCTTTCCCTGGAGCATTACCTCAATGACGGTGTGCTGGATACGGTGATTGAGGGCGCCAGCGCCGCGGAGCTTTATATTCCGGCGATTGACCGGGGATTAATCTCGCGCCTGGACCACGCCGCCTATCTGGGGCGGGAACTGGCCCGGGCCGAGGAGAGTCTGCGCTCCGGTGAACCATTCATCCAGGATGCCGCGCCTGAATTAGCTGCGCCCCTCACCCTGGATAGCGTCGCTTGCGGGCCTGCCTGCCATGAGGCCAGAGCCTGAGGGACCTGAGAAGCAGCCGGTCGGCTGCGCACCAAGCCAAAACCAAGACCCAAATCCCTTCCATGAGGAGCCGATAAATGCAAGACTGTTCCAAGTCTTTGATAGTTGCCGCGGTTACCGCATTGGCACTCGCTTTTTTACTGGTTTTCAGCCCCGGCCTCCAGGCGGGCGAGGCTGCCGCGTCACCCCAGGCTATCTTGAGCGTCGATGAGTTCATGAAGAATACGGACCGCTACAGAGGAAAAGTGAGCCTGGAAGGGGTGGTAAGCGCCGTAACCCCGGAGCAGCAGGCGATTTCCCTCATTGATAGCGGTGAATTCCAGACCTGCGGCGTCACCACTTGCGCCCAACTGACCTTGCCGGTGCAATGGCGCGGCCCATTGCCCGCGGTAGGTGACCAGGTAAGTATCGAAGGGCAGGCCCAGGAGATCAAAGGCAAGCTCATGTTTGTGGCTGATAAGCTGAAGAAGGTGACCCGTCCATGACCGCGTTTGGGCAGAAATTGCGGCGCTTTCTTCTGCCTCTGGGGATTTTTCTGGGGGTGGCGGCGGCACACTATGTATGGTCAGGCTTGTTTCCGGAAGTTAACCCTGCCCAGGCCCGGTGGGCGTCCCTGCCGGGATCCGATGACTCCTGGCTGAATCGCTATCTGGAGACCCAGGGCTACTGGCTGGGTTACTCCTATGCCCTATCCCTGGCCTTTACCGCCGCGGCCCTGCGCCGTTATCGGGAAGAGCGCTTCTGCTCCGCCAAAACCCTGGCTTTCGGCGGGGTGACCCTCTCGGGCTTCCTGGCCCTGGCGGGGTGCTTTTTGGTGGGGTGCTGCGGCTCCCCCATGCTGGTGGTTTACCTGAGCCTGTTCGGTGCCGGGTTTCTCCCCCTGGCCAAGCCTCTGGTGGCCGTGGTCACCACACTCTCCATAGCCGGCGCTTGGTGGTGGATGACCCGCCGCAAACCTGCCTCGCCCGCTGCGGCCTCTGTAGGAGGACCGTCCTGCAATTGCGCTGGTTTTCGGTGTGATTCCAATTCACATTGATCTTTCCTTGGAAATTAGCGTCCATTAGCATAGGAGTAAAGGCCTCCACCATTTCGATGAAGGACCGCTATAAGGAGGGGATTTTTGAAGTGGCGAGCGCCCCCGTTTTGATGAAATTCTCCCGCACAATTTCGGTTTTGCCTGCCATTCCACCTCAGCCCAAATCCCCTGAAATCCGGATCATACCTCAGAACAGGAGATCTTGAAGCTCCCGCTCGGGCAGATTCTTAACAAACTTGTCGGTATTTTTTTTGATAAATTGACAAAAATGTAAGTACCTTGACATTTAAGTTTTTGATATTACTTAATTTCTACATTGGTATAATAGTTGCTTTTAGGAGTCTAAATTACCGTTCAGGAGGAAGACCGTGCATTGCCAAACCTGCCAAACCGCAGAGGATGTTTTCAAAGTTGTCCGGGATAAAGAAGTAAGCTTTATCCAGATCTGGTTTACCGACATCCTGGGAGTATTAAAAAGCTTTTCCATTCGCCCTTCCGAGTTGGAAGAGGCCATGTCCGAGGGTATGGGGTTTGACGGGTCCTCCATTGAGGGATTTTCCCGCATTGAAGAAAGCGACATGATCGCCAAGCCGGACCCCACCACCTTCCAGATCCTGCCCTGGCGTCCCGATGAGAAGCCCGTGGCCCGGATGTTTTGCGACATCCTGCAACCCGATGGCACTCCTTATCCGGGCGATCCCCGTTATGCCTTGAAACGCATGCTGGCCAAGGCCGCAGAGAAAGGCTACACCAGTTACCTGGGCCCGGAACTGGAGTTTTTCTATTTCGCTAACAACACTTGCACCGAAGTCCTGGACCAGGGCGGCTATTTTGATGCCCCGCCTCTGGATATGGCCAACGACTTAAGAAGGCACACCATCTTCGGTCTGGAGAGCATGGGCGTACGCATCGAATATAGCCACCATGAAGTGGCTGCTTCCCAGCACGAAATCGACATGCGCTACGACGAAGCCATGCTCATGGCCGACAAGACCATGACCATGAAGGCCACCGTGAAGGCCATCGCCATGATCAACGGGGTCTATGCCACGTTCATGCCTAAGCCCATCTTCGGCATCAACGGCAGCGGCATGCACACTCACCAGTCCCTGTTTACGGGCAAGAAAAACTCCTTCCACGACGCCAATGACCAATATAACCTCTCGGCCATCGGCAAAAGCTATATCGCGGGCCTCTTGAAACACGCCCGGGAGATCACCGGCATCTGCAGCCAGTGGGTCAATTCCTACAAGCGCCTGGTGCCCGGTTACGAAGCTCCGGTGTACGTAGCCTGGTCCCGCCGCAACCGTTCCGCCCTGGTGCGGGTGCCCATGTACAAGCCCGGCAAAGAAGGCGCCACCCGGTGCGAATACCGCGCCCCCGACCCGGCCTGCAACCCCTACCTGGCCTTTGCGGTGATGCTGGCCGCCGGTCTCAAGGGCATCGAGGAGAATTACAAGCTGGCTGATCCGGTGGAAGTGGATATCTACCACCTTTCCCAGGCCGAACGTGAAAAATATGGGATTCAGGAATTGCCCGGCAGCCTTAACGAGGCCATCCAGGAAGTGGAAAAGAGCGCCGTGGTCAAGGAAGCCCTGGGCGATCATATCTTCACCAAGTTCCTGGAAAACAAAAAGATCGAATGGGATGCGTATCGGATGCATGTGAGCAACTTCGAGATCGAGCGTTATCTCCCGATCTTGTAAGCTAAGCGCCGTTTCACCACTCGGCTGAAGCTCATAGCGTTCGGCTCATCCGGTAAGGCTGTGGGGAGGGGGTTTCCTCCCCCCGGCCTTTTTATGCGCTTTTTTAGCATGTATACAAAATTGCTACATTTGTTTACATCGCCCACAAAATTGAAAGGAGTACTGGCATGGAGGGGGCCCTTAACTCTGGCGATACCGCCTGGCTTTTGGTGTGCTGCTCTTTGGTCCTGCTGATGACCCCGGCCCTGGCCCTCTTTTACGGAGGGATGGTGCGCCGGAAAAACCTGCTTTCCACCCTGACCCTGAGCTACATCTTCATGGCCCTGGCCGGGGTCCAGTGGGTCCTGTACGGCTACTCCCTGGCCTTCGGCGCGGA
Encoded proteins:
- a CDS encoding DUF4346 domain-containing protein: MNLSREKEPAFKEALTYLQEAMAAEKCRACGCFQQLVVALEQAFPAEAGPQELRETVKAAQLCLVERQYDCLGCEVCIPPLVVNALTRALGEAVADLEVCPTEKVEERRGWPPLAGAYQVLRYQAPVAVCCLTAEDLAAAVVRKAGPEIAIVGTLHTENLGIERLIQNVLGNPHLRFVIVCGPDSKQAVGHYPGQSLVALARQGLDERRRIVGAQGRRPVLKNISPEAVAHFLEVVEVVDLIRETEAGKVIAAAERCAARNPGTASPFAASPIVAPIPGYLPFRMVSDPAGYFVIYVDRSRGMLSLEHYLNDGVLDTVIEGASAAELYIPAIDRGLISRLDHAAYLGRELARAEESLRSGEPFIQDAAPELAAPLTLDSVACGPACHEARA
- a CDS encoding MlaD family protein; amino-acid sequence: MIARKYETIVGLFVVASLAALLVMVVIVAQQEGLFQEYVQYRAIFKNVSGLKTGSEVHLAGVTVGNVLNTIINPEGNIVVTFQVTKKYSDRIRQDSTATIGFMGLLGEKSLDLTPGHPKNPPVPAEGIIPSIEPLDITQIVAQAAPSLQDLQKVLNNLVTLTEGMSKPDSEFGQIITSFKEIFTKINQGKGSLGQLVNKDTLYQDTAETMKQVRKFAQDVAKGKGLFGTLVHDQAFRDQAVKAMAEMQSSFANFNKITADVKEAAARLPDISKRLERFVVNLDRAGQGLPGLITQGETSLSDFGITTKAFQKSWLLRRYVPQPQEHTIRMDAEPGKD
- a CDS encoding ATP-binding cassette domain-containing protein; this encodes MKSEPNVPLISFRGINKSFGDRVVLTGVDLEVFPGATQVVLGRSGSGKTVLTSMLVGLNRPDAGNINVEGTEITDFATDADWRDLRLQTGYLFQGSALYDSMTVGENVAFPMVQHTDWEKADIERRVAEKLSQVGLAGVEALDPTALSGGMQRRAALARTLALDPRIVIYDEPTSGLDPITADEIGHLIRRLQRVLQVTSIVVTHDLRLTQLVADRLVLLFQGQWAFQGTYEEFLQSSHPEVLRFLHRVPQEETTT
- a CDS encoding glutamine synthetase family protein — its product is MHCQTCQTAEDVFKVVRDKEVSFIQIWFTDILGVLKSFSIRPSELEEAMSEGMGFDGSSIEGFSRIEESDMIAKPDPTTFQILPWRPDEKPVARMFCDILQPDGTPYPGDPRYALKRMLAKAAEKGYTSYLGPELEFFYFANNTCTEVLDQGGYFDAPPLDMANDLRRHTIFGLESMGVRIEYSHHEVAASQHEIDMRYDEAMLMADKTMTMKATVKAIAMINGVYATFMPKPIFGINGSGMHTHQSLFTGKKNSFHDANDQYNLSAIGKSYIAGLLKHAREITGICSQWVNSYKRLVPGYEAPVYVAWSRRNRSALVRVPMYKPGKEGATRCEYRAPDPACNPYLAFAVMLAAGLKGIEENYKLADPVEVDIYHLSQAEREKYGIQELPGSLNEAIQEVEKSAVVKEALGDHIFTKFLENKKIEWDAYRMHVSNFEIERYLPIL
- a CDS encoding tetratricopeptide repeat protein — translated: MGKRWTWLLVLVIAVGCGGPAKTSVDLRDQALALNEAGYAYYRQSRWELAKNKFEQALTYNRLIDRREGIASNLNNLGVIAQEQGDLQQAVTYFQEALAVNRELQAPAGLCETLNNLGLAYQSQGRLREAETSYLEALENARQLPPGPLLALSLTHLGDVARVHKDYMLALNYYHQALKADEGAKDQRGQAMREERLGRTFLDLKDYDRATLYLKQALGDFRRLQDTDGIAAALKDLTLVALARGDQKEARLNAALLLGIYQARGQEQAAKELEVLLKDK
- a CDS encoding metalloregulator ArsR/SmtB family transcription factor, translating into MTAKQAGELVAIFKTLANDTRLRILHALVRSGEMCVSEMSDLLAMKPQAISNQLTRLADRGILGYRRNGNNIYYRIVDPCVIELLDHGFCLSEDAKARTR
- a CDS encoding ABC transporter permease, translated to MKEGLFYRAGHQTMAFVDYMGELFLFWLDSCRSLAHPPWFVREVIAQMYHLGVRSFSLVAVASFAVGLVLAMQGITVLKMFGAANYIATSVCFTFVRGLGPLLAGIMLASRGGAGMGAELGSMRVTNQIDALTVSAVNPIKYLVVTRIVACMLVLPLLTVAANLIGILGGMIIGVTQVGISATYYYTLTVKYLTLKDVLPGIGKTAIFGLIIGTVSCFHGFNTEHGTFGVGQATKTSVVASILLILIADVFLTKLTLLIWP
- a CDS encoding sigma 54-interacting transcriptional regulator, with the protein product MNDLNLLYEITETLGALGPLPRSLQQVLQLLAQNMGMRRGTVTILNPETSELQIEVAHGLTAEARRRGRYKLGEGITGRVVETGEPAIVPRVSQEPLFLNRTRSRGAREKDELSFLCVPIKINYKTIGALSVDKLHRDLDLDRDLRLLTIIASIIAQTVNNLLLIDREKERLQNENLKLKGQLQERYQMGNIIGTSGRMRQVFEMIERVAKSNATILIRGESGTGKEMVASALHYNSLRTEKPFIKVNLAALPETLVESELFGHERGAFTGAMQRKQGRFELAQGGTIFLDEIGDLSPNVQLKLLRVIQEREYTRLGGTVTLKADIRLLAATHRDLEQAVSTGVFREDLYYRLNVFPIYLPPLRERMADIPLLSEHFLNKFAEEHGKPVKRLSAPTLDLLMQYPWPGNVRELENIIERAVLVCDEETILSVHLPSTLQRQEPGGDRRGLSAQVENLERELITEALRQTRGNQSQAAQILDTSLRILGYKIKHYSIESKRFRAA